A section of the Pan paniscus chromosome 7, NHGRI_mPanPan1-v2.0_pri, whole genome shotgun sequence genome encodes:
- the TNFRSF10D gene encoding tumor necrosis factor receptor superfamily member 10D has product MGLWGQSVPTASSARAGRYPGARTASGTRPWLLDPKTLKFVVFIVAVLLPVRVDSATIPGQDEVPQQTVAPQQQRRSLKEEECPAGSHRSEYTGACNPCTEGVDYTIASNNLPSCLPCTVCKSGQTNKSSCTTTRDTVCQCEKGRFQDKNSPEMCRTCRTGCPRGMVKVSNCTSQSDIKCKNESAASSTGKTPAAEETVTTILGMLASPYHYLIIIVVLVIILAVVVVCILCRKKFISYLKGICSGGGGGPERVHRVLFRQRSCPSRVPGAEENAHNETLSNRYLQPTQVSEQEIQGQELAEPTGVTVESPEEPQRLLEQAEAEGCQRRRLLVPVNDADSADISTLLDASATMEEGHAKETIQDQLVGSEKLFYEEDEAGSATSCL; this is encoded by the exons ATGGGACTTTGGGGACAAAGCGTCCCGACCGCCTCGAGCGCTCGAGCAGGGCGCTATCCAGGAGCCAGGACAGCGTCGGGAACCAGACCATGGCTCCTGGACCCCAAGACCCTTAAGTTCGTCGTCTTCATCGTCGCGGTTCTGCTGCCG GTCCGGGTTGACTCTGCCACCATCCCCGGGCAGGACGAAGTTCCCCAGCAGACAGTGGCCCCACAGCAACAGAGGCGCAGCCTCAAGGAGGAGGAGTGTCCAGCAG gATCTCATAGATCAGAATATACTGGAGCCTGTAACCCGTGCACAGAGGGTGTGGATTACACCATTGCTTCCAACAATTTGCCTTCTTGCCTGCCATGTACAGTTTGTAAATCAG GTCAAACAAATAAAAGTTCCTGCACCACGACCAGAGACACCGTGTGTCAGTGTGAAAAAGGACGCTTCCAGGATAAAAACTCCCCTGAGATGTGCCGGACGTGTAGAACAGG GTGTCCCAGAGGGATGGTCAAAGTCAGTAATTGTACGTCCCAGAGTGACATCAAGTGCAAAAATGAATCAGCTGCCAGTTCCACTGGGAAAACCCCAGCAGCGGAGGAGACAGTGACCACCATCCTGGGGATGCTTGCCTCTCCCTATCACTACCTTATCATCATAGTGGTTTTAGTCATCATTTTAGCTGTGGTTGTGGTTTGCATTTTATGTCGGAAGAAATTCATTTCTTACCTCAAAGGCATCTGCTCAG GTGGTGGAGGAGGTCCCGAACGTGTGCACAGA GTCCTTTTCCGGCAGCGTTCATGTCCTTCACGAGTTCCTGGGGCGGAGGAAAATGCCCACAACGAGACCCTGAGTAACAGATACTTGCAGCCCACCCAGGTCTCTGAGCAGGAAATCCAAGGTCAGGAGCTGGCAGAGCCAACAGGTGTGACTGTAGAGTCGCCAGAGGAGCCACAGCGTCTGCTG GAACAGGCAGAAGCTGAAGGGTGTCAGAGGAGGAGGCTGCTGGTTCCAGTGAATGACGCTGACTCCGCTGACA tCAGCACCTTGCTGGATGCCTCGGCAACAATGGAAGAAGGACATGCAAAGGAAACAATTCAGGACCAACTGGTGGGCTCCGAAAAGCTCTTTTATGAAGAAGATGAGGCAGGCTCTGCTACGTCCTGCCTGTGA